In the Deltaproteobacteria bacterium genome, one interval contains:
- the cas2 gene encoding CRISPR-associated endonuclease Cas2, giving the protein MFWLVCYDIVDDRKRTKVEKILKGLGVRVQKSVFECPDLDERRLLKLMDDVERHIDQTEDSIRYYPICKACLDKVEWTGQGEKPMSGKCGYF; this is encoded by the coding sequence ATGTTCTGGCTCGTGTGCTACGATATCGTGGACGACCGCAAGCGGACCAAGGTCGAGAAGATCCTCAAAGGTTTGGGAGTCCGAGTTCAGAAATCGGTCTTCGAATGCCCGGATCTGGACGAGCGCCGGCTTCTGAAGCTCATGGACGATGTGGAACGCCATATCGACCAGACAGAGGACTCGATCCGCTACTATCCGATTTGCAAGGCCTGCCTGGACAAGGTGGAGTGGACCGGCCAGGGAGAGAAGCCAATGAGCGGAAAATGCGGATATTTTTGA